A stretch of Rhinoderma darwinii isolate aRhiDar2 chromosome 4, aRhiDar2.hap1, whole genome shotgun sequence DNA encodes these proteins:
- the AKAP12 gene encoding A-kinase anchor protein 12 isoform X1 — MGAGTSTEQVADKPNEEQVEECVDLGQQEQDGQEVEVHAADDAKLLHTNGKIAIINGAADEGEGVEEGLQTFDVNGHGIEEEIIAVAKEVEQQEPASVTLDEEPAENMGVVHNDTTTKNNSNEDEQVETSEASDTTPESEEKVESPGQTNENQNNEVGFKKVFKFVGFKFTVKKDKNEKVEPVQLLTVKKDEPEVNGTDNHDEHIDIEDDLKTEIQETKESEQHAESADEPTQAAESPNETPDENQKKIEESEVEKDKKSPESPTNPVVSETSSPFRRFFTQGWAGLRKKTSYKKSKEEDPQEVEKHIKGEEQQKTEAPETVKQENTTETLSATDLPVPQELSKSGIEDLKVSTEENNQTVDEEKPEQEKPSPDNAEELKLEEVVEVDEVVAPMAENTESTPEILTSVPEATALPVVKAEADNLEDSVEIQTTDGITATSSQAAEIISEDIQGTSESGALDNDQPQLSSNAQCKELEKSQEVITTEAELLSSQEKAKIQGSPLKKLFSSSGLRKLSGKKNKSKKEDDSKVEVTTETVSSESPEAPEIDGGDSTPSSPDESAEASPTEKPLDDVQQAAETEGEGTTSDGERKKDGITPWASFKKLVTPKRRPKRPSESDKEDEVEKAKTSTMSSTDSNGTVENQEETKENTEEQKLEKSTEESKKKVDSSVSWEALICVGSSKKRARKTSDSEEDEGIKSQDEAMKTEEVVPAKESDSDSPITSSQEQQIQESTSPDQAGSPTEADGVSTWQSFKRLVTPRRKSRTRVEEKTDESAAIANAEQSTSEGEAGKEETWVSLKKLIPGRKKKKSDGKEQAPLSETGQQLNEAAEDDSDEPAVVPLSEFDAAEQEKLDAQKSLEEALSNVLGEQQASLEKSTEELIHAVTITVIEGERAITSLEERSPSWISAKVSETIEHAKETERIKTEVIVEEMVVLSTVSQVIAEIPNTLINEMELTSEALTALEEAIENSCAEETTEMVSAVSQLGESIVSTEVATPVPEEDSSEKTLEDQNKHTEKILHEVAERAKLTIDTLQLQTSPVFSTSDMQAPVEVKEIVCKSAPICPEEQTNITPIGLEDRDDKNTIVSAEETVEQICIAVIEKTKENAITSETVQNAVNASVATLEQTVETVNIYVSEVDKQSASISKEEQGDKFTILLSSEKSDGHLSVLSEAQVVKETPTFSEADDVAHLKTEEKCEEASDSVLIKSVAQESILALKAVYAKDYSLSADDVKTNEDIPSSIEMKQSILALVEVPKEDVIPALNAVQVANGLLAAPELEAKVSGSVSADVQSAEPIPMEVQAEEIHTSAKVQTMSSDVQLQDVVPVSSVMTPEEVVPILSEEKPEEVVPISSKGQPEEVVLVLSEKQPEEVVLVLSEKQPEEVVPVSSEKQPDEVVPVSSEKQPEEVVPVSSEKQPEEVVPVSSEKQPEELVPVSSVMTPKEFVPILSEVKPEEVVPVSSKVWPEEVVLVLSEKQPDEVVPVSGEKPPEEVVPISSEKQTEEVVPVSSEKQSEKVVSVSRKMQPEKVVPVSSEKQPEKVVPVSSEKQPEEVVPVLSEKQPEEVVSVSREMQPKKVVTVSSETQPAEIVPVSCENQPEEVVPVSSEKQPEEVVPVTSEEQSEEVVLVSSEKQPQEVVPLTSEKQPEEVVSVSREMQPEKVVPVSSDKQPEKVVPVSSEKQPEEVVSVSREMQPKKVVTVPSEKQPTEVVPVLSEKQPEEFVPVSSEKQPEEVAPVSSEKKSEEVVLVSSEKQPEEVAPVSSEKKSEEVVLVSSEKQPEDVVPLTSEKQPEEVVPVSNEKQSEEVVLVSSEKQLEEVVLVSSEKQLEEVVLVSSEKQPEEVVPVSSEVQSEEVVPVLSEVQPEEVIPILSKVQPEEILPVPSEGPPEEVLPVSSESLPEKDVPLSSTKQPEKVVPVSSEVQPEEVLPVSCEKQPEDVVPVSCEKNPEEVVPVSSEKQPGKVVLISSEVQHQEVLPISSEKQPEEVVPVSSERQPEEVLPISCEKQPEEVVPVSCEKKAEEVIPVSSKKQPEKVVLVSSEVQTEEILPISSEKQPEDVVPVLSEVQPEKVVPVSSGVQPEEVVPVSSEVQPEEVVPVSSEVQPEEVVPILSKVQSEEVAPVLSEVHLEEVVHVSSEGHPEEFVPALSEMLPKEAVRVSSEEHPEEVVPVSSEVQPEEVVPVLSEVEHVKVVPISSKVQPEDVVPVSSEVQPEEVLPVSSNIQPEEVIPVFTDNENKSVVPASTETSTSEEMKAGDGLPVSIGEQNKECATVSVEVQTEASIPVSNEVQVKVGASVLAEAKIEESTTMSAKVDAKSVVPVSADMQVKEEAPKSVEGQAEESTKESAKAEDSAPVSSNVQTHMTSEVFAEEKSATPVEVQSGKAAQKKDEVQSTEVEVVVLAKEKMQVSFSADILSEETITVLDDKQTEMGTHVLPEQNVPVLVEQVREIQSEDQVSKVGAEKVTVSVQIQVNENSSASATEHKVHIEEVPTVNEVDTKENVSKVVENDAQENEKVLGSTENKESCCDNQKSLLTQKPATEDAIASTDVLIAKQETTALQSENICTNSNSIDFKDTLPSTAHKEATKSKEECKKDKITHSQEEIVELKAKEEIVTTDIPKLKSSEAITESEPVTAAAVEEQVLAETVKTIEIPKDRIEPSEVIDDNTKPKGLQVVVESVSQKAAAIVDAAIEAATNCFFVDATSQCNTLEETTVSEKVELTEETDVQTIRIESCSTTIVQSIIETAVETVVSNIHINKTVSVQEQNLEKKLDLQLKEILPVSIKVVNTTVHREHQDGADADKSCPQPKGDVQEMTENLPKTGKEIKSSVAHIQAENEHQVPTQALEVNAQEKAPTVES; from the coding sequence TTGAACAACAAGAGCCAGCAAGTGTAACTTTGGACGAAGAACCAGCTGAAAACATGGGGGTTGTGCACAATGATACCACTACAAAAAATAATTCAAATGAAGATGAGCAAGTAGAGACATCAGAAGCCTctgatacaacaccagaatctgaAGAGAAAGTAGAATCACCAGGACAAACCAATGAAAATCAGAACAATGAAGTAGGGTTCAAGAAAGTCTTTAAATTTGTGGGCTTCAAATTCACAGTGAAAAAGGACAAAAATGAGAAAGTTGAACCTGTACAACTCCTTACTGTGAAAAAAGATGAACCCGAAGTAAATGGCACAGACAATCATGATGAACATATTGATATTGAAGATGACCTAAAGACAGAAATCCAGGAGACCAAAGAAAGTGAGCAGCATGCTGAAAGTGCAGACGAGCCAACACAGGCTGCTGAAAGTCCAAATGAAACCCCTGATGAAAATCAAAAGAAAATAGAAGAATCTGAGGTAGAAAAAGATAAAAAGTCCCCAGAGTCGCCTACAAATCCTGTTGTCAGTGAAACATCTTCTCCATTTAGGAGATTTTTTACACAAGGATGGGCTGGGCTAAGGAAAAAAACAAGCTATAAGAAGTCAAAGGAAGAAGACCCACAGGAAGTAGAGAAACATATCAAAGGTGAAGAGCAGCAAAAGACAGAAGCACCCGAGACTGTAAAACAGGAGAACACAACTGAAACACTATCAGCTACAGATCTTCCTGTGCCACAGGAATTGAGTAAGTCTGGAATTGAAGATTTAAAGGTGTCTACTGAGGAAAACAATCAAACTGTGGATGAAGAAAAGCCAGAACAAGAAAAACCTTCACCGGACAATGCAGAGGAACTCAAATTAGAAGAGGTTGTAGAAGTTGATGAGGTAGTGGCcccaatggcagaaaacacagagAGTACACCTGAAATATTGACTTCAGTCCCAGAAGCAACTGCATTGCCTGTAGTAAAAGCTGAAGCTGATAATTTGGAAGACAGTGTTGAAATCCAGACAACTGATGGAATCACTGCTACTAGCTCACAAGCTGCAGAAATAATAAGTGAAGACATTCAAGGAACATCTGAGTCTGGAGCTTTGGATAATGATCAGCCACAATTGTCTTCAAATGCTCAATGTAAAGAGCTAGAAAAAAGTCAAGAAGTCATCACCACAGAAGCTGAACTGTTGTCTTCacaagaaaaagcaaaaattcaAGGAAGTCCATTAAAAAAGCTTTTTAGCAGCTCTGGGCTAAGAAAATTATCAgggaagaaaaataaaagcaaaaaagaagATGATAGCAAGGTAGAAGTTACAACAGAAACTGTTTCATCTGAGTCCCCAGAGGCTCCAGAAATAGATGGTGGAGATAGCACCCCGTCCTCTCCTGATGAGTCAGCAGAGGCATCTCCCACAGAAAAACCATTAGATGATGTACAACAGGCTGCAGAAACAGAGGGAGAAGGAACAACATCTGATGGTGAAAGAAAAAAAGACGGAATCACCCCATGGGCTTCATTTAAGAAACTTGTCACACCAAAAAGACGCCCAAAGAGACCATCTGAAAGTGATAAGGAGGATGAGGTTGAAAAAGCAAAAACTTCTACTATGTCTTCTACTGATAGCAATGGTACTGTTGAAAATCAGGAAGAAACCAAAGAAAACACCGAAGAGCAAAAACTTGAAAAAAGTACAGAAGAAAGTAAGAAGAAAGTTGACAGCTCAGTATCATGGGAAGCTTTGATTTGTGTTGGTTCCTCTAAGAAAAGAGCAAGAAAGACTTCTGATTCAGAAGAAGATGAAGGAATAAAATCTCAAGATGAAGCCATGAAAACTGAAGAAGTTGTACCAGCTAAAGAAAGTGATTCTGATAGCCCTATTACAAGTTCACAAGAACAACAAATCCAAGAAAGTACATCACCAGATCAAGCTGGCAGTCCTACAGAAGCAGATGGAGTATCTACTTGGCAATCTTTTAAAAGACTTGTAACTCCTAGACGCAAGTCACGAACAAGAGTAGAAGAGAAAACTGATGAAAGTGCTGCAATAGCAAATGCAGAACAGTCAACCTCAGAGGGTGAAGCTGGGAAAGAAGAAACTtgggtttcattaaaaaaattaattccagGTCGTAAGAAGAAAAAATCAGATGGAAAAGAGCAAGCTCCCCTTTCTGAAACTGGTCAGCAACTAAATGAAGCTGCTGAAGATGATTCTGATGAACCTGCAGTAGTTCCTTTATCAGAGTTTGATGCTGCAGAACAGGAAAAGCTTGATGCTCAAAAATCTTTGGAAGAAGCTCTATCTAATGTTTTAGGAGAACAACAGGCATCTTTAGAAAAATCTACTGAAGAACTTATTCATGCAGTTACGATTACTGTAATAGAAGGAGAAAGAGCAATCACCAGTCTTGAAGAAAGGTCTCCATCCTGGATTAGCGCAAAGGTTTCTGAGACTATTGAGCATGCAAAAGAAACAGAAAGAATAAAAACAGAGGTTATTGTTGAAGAAATGGTGGTCCTCAGCACGGTCTCCCAGGTTATAGCAGAAATACCAAACACATTAATAAATGAGATGGAGTTAACATCAGAAGCTTTAACTGCACTTGAAGAAGCAATAGAAAATTCATGTGCCGAAGAGACAACCGAAATGGTATCTGCTGTCTCACAATTAGGTGAGTCAATTGTTTCAACCGAAGTAGCCACACCTGTGCCGGAAGAGGATTCAAGTGAGAAGACTTTAGAAGACCAAAACAAGCATACCGAAAAGATATTACATGAAGTAGCAGAAAGGGCAAAACTAACAATTGATACATTACAATTGCAAACATCTCCAGTTTTCTCCACTTCTGATATGCAAGCTCCAGTAGAGGTCAAGGAGATTGTTTGCAAGTCTGCTCCTATTTGTCCTGAGGAACAAACAAATATAACTCCTATTGGATTAGAAGATCGAGATGATAAAAATACCATAGTAAGTGCTGAAGAGACTGTTGAACAAATATGTATTGCTGTCATTGAAAAAACAAAGGAAAATGCCATTACTTCTGAAACTGTGCAGAATGCAGTAAATGCCTCAGTTGCCACTTTAGAGCAAACTGTTGAAACTGTTAATATTTATGTCAGTGAAGTAGACAAACAAAGTGCCTCAATTTCAAAAGAAGAACAGGGTGATAAATTTACTATCTTGTTGAGTTCTGAGAAAAGTGATGGACATCTCTCAGTTTTATCTGAAGCTCAGGTAGTAAAAGAAACTCCAACATTCAGTGAAGCTGATGATGTGGCTCATCTCAAGACAGAGGAAAAATGTGAAGAGGCTTCAGATTCAGTTCTTATTAAATCTGTGGCTCAAGAAAGTATCCTGGCTTTAAAAGCTGTGTATGCTAAAGATTATTCACTGTCTGCAGATGATGTGAAAACAAATGAAGATATACCCAGTTCAATTGAGATGAAACAAAGTATCCTTGCTTTAGTTGAGGTGCCGAAGGAAGACGTTATTCCTGCACTCAATGCAGTTCAGGTTGCAAATGGTCTTCTTGCAGCACCTGAGTTGGAGGCTAAAGTAAGTGGATCTGTATCAGCGGATGTTCAATCTGCAGAACCCATTCCTATGGAAGTGCAAGCTGAAGAAATACATACATCAGCAAAAGTGCAAACAATGTCAAGTGATGTGCAGCTTCAAGACGTTGTACCTGTATCAAGTGTAATGACTCCTGAAGAAGTTGTACCCATATTAAGTGAGGAGAAGCCTGAAGAAGTTGTGCCTATATCAAGTAAAGGGCAGCCTGAAGAAGTTGTACTCGTATTAAGTGAAAAACAGCCTGAAGAAGTTGTACTGGTATTAAGTGAAAAACAGCCTGAAGAAGTTGTACCCGTATCAAGTGAAAAACAGCCTGACGAAGTTGTACCTGTATCAAGTGAAAAACAGCCAGAAGAAGTTGTGCCTGTATCAAGTGAAAAACAGCCAGAAGAAGTTGTGCCTGTATCAAGTGAAAAACAGCCAGAAGAACTTGTACCTGTATCAAGTGTAATGACTCCCAAAGAATTTGTACCCATATTAAGTGAAGTGAAGCCTGAAGAAGTTGTGCCTGTATCAAGTAAAGTGTGGCCTGAAGAAGTTGTACTCGTATTAAGTGAAAAACAGCCTGATGAAGTTGTACCGGTATCAGGTGAAAAACCGCCAGAAGAAGTTGTACCTATATCAAGTGAAAAACAGACAGAAGAAGTTGTACCTGTATCAAgtgaaaaacagtctgaaaaagtTGTGTCTGTATCAAGGAAAATGCAGCCTGAAAAAGTGGTACCTGTATCAAgtgaaaaacagcctgaaaaagtGGTACCTGTATCAAGTGAAAAACAGCCTGAAGAAGTTGTACCCGTTTTAAGTGAAAAACAGCCTGAAGAAGTTGTGTCTGTATCAAGGGAAATGCAGCCTAAAAAAGTGGTAACTGTATCAAGTGAAACACAGCCTGCAGAAATTGTACCCGTATCATGTGAAAACCAGCCAGAAGAAGTTGTACCCGTATCAAGTGAAAAACAGCCTGAAGAAGTTGTACCAGTAACAAGTGAAGAACAGTCTGAAGAAGTTGTACTTGTTTCAAGTGAAAAACAGCCTCAAGAAGTTGTACCCCTAACAAGTGAAAAACAGCCTGAAGAAGTTGTGTCTGTATCAAGGGAAATGCAGCCTGAAAAAGTTGTACCTGTATCAAGTGACAAACAGCCTGAAAAAGTGGTACCTGTATCAAGTGAAAAACAGCCTGAAGAAGTTGTGTCTGTATCAAGGGAAATGCAGCCTAAAAAAGTAGTAACTGTACCAAGTGAAAAACAGCCTACAGAAGTTGTACCCGTATTATCTGAAAAACAGCCAGAAGAATTTGTACCCGTATCAAGTGAAAAACAGCCCGAAGAAGTTGCACCCGTTTCAAGTGAAAAAAAGTCTGAAGAAGTTGTACTTGTTTCAAGTGAAAAACAGCCTGAAGAAGTTGCACCCGTTTCAAGTGAAAAAAAGTCTGAAGAAGTTGTACTTGTTTCAAGTGAAAAACAGCctgaagatgttgtgcccctaacaAGTGAAAAACAGCCTGAAGAAGTTGTACCCGTTTCAAATGAAAAACAGTCTGAAGAAGTTGTACTTGTTTCAAGTGAAAAACAGCTTGAAGAAGTTGTACTTGTTTCAAGTGAAAAACAGCTTGAAGAAGTTGTACTTGTTTCAAGTGAAAAACAGCCTGAAGAAGTTGTGCCTGTATCAAGTGAAGTGCAGTCTGAAGAAGTTGTTCCTGTCTTAAGTGAAGTGCAGCCTGAAGAAGTTATACCCATATTAAGTAAAGTACAGCCTGAAGAAATTTTACCTGTACCAAGTGAAGGGCCTCCTGAAGAAGTTTTACCTGTTTCAAGTGAATCGCTGCCTGAAAAAGATGTACCCCTATCAAGTACAAAACAGCCTGAAAAAGTTGTACCTGTATCAAGTGAAGTTCAACCTGAAGAAGTTCTACCTGTATCATGTGAAAAACAGCCTGAAGACGTTGTACCTGTTTCATGTGAAAAAAATCCTGAAGAAGTTGTACCTGTATCAAGTGAAAAACAGCCTGGAAAGGTTGTACTTATATCAAGTGAAGTGCAGCATCAAGAAGTTCTACCCATATCAAGTGAAAAACAGCCTGAAGAAGTTGTACCTGTATCAAGTGAACGTCAGCCTGAAGAAGTCCTACCGATATCATGTGAAAAACAGCCTGAAGAAGTTGTACCTGTTTCATGTGAAAAAAAGGCTGAAGAAGTTATACCTGTATCAAgtaaaaaacagcctgaaaaggtTGTACTTGTATCCAGTGAAGTGCAGACTGAAGAAATTCTACCCATATCAAGTGAAAAACAGCCTGAAGACGTTGTACCTGTATTAAGTGAAGTGCAGCCTGAAAAAGTTGTACCTGTATCTAGTGGAGTGCAGCCTGAAGAAGTTGTACCCGTATCAAGTGAAGTTCAGCCTGAGGAAGTTGTACCCGTATCAAGTGAAGTACAGCCAGAGGAAGTTGTACCCATATTAAGTAAAGTGCAGTCTGAAGAAGTTGCACCTGTATTAAGTGAAGTGCACCTGGAAGAAGTTGTACATGTATCAAGTGAAGGGCATCCTGAAGAATTTGTACCTGCATTAAGTGAAATGCTGCCGAAAGAAGCTGTACGTGTATCAAGTGAAGAGCATCCTGAAGAAGTTGTACCTGTATCAAGTGAAGTGCAGCCTGAAGAAGTTGTACCTGTATTAAGTGAAGTGGAGCATGTTAAAGTTGTACCCATATCAAGTAAAGTACAGCCTGAAGATGTTGTACCTGTGTCGAGTGAAGTACAGCCTGAAGAAGTTCTACCTGTATCAAGTAACATTCAGCCTGAAGAAGTTATCCCTGTATTCACTGATAATGAGAATAAAAGTGTTGTTCCAGCATCTACTGAAACATCAACATCAGAGGAGATGAAGGCTGGAGATGGACTTCCTGTGTCTATTGGAGAGCAGAACAAAGAATGTGCTACGGTGTCAGTTGAGGTACAAACTGAAGCAAGTATCCCTGTGTCAAATGAGGTACAGGTTAAAGTAGGTGCCAGTGTGTTAGCTGAAGCGAAGATTGAAGAAAGTACAACTATGTCAGCTAAGGTGGATGCCAAAAGTGTTGTTCCTGTGTCAGCTGATATGCAGGTTAAAGAAGAAGCCCCTAAATCAGTTGAGGGACAAGCAGAAGAAAGTACTAAGGAAAGTGCTAAGGCTGAAGATAGCGCACCTGTATCCTCTAATGTGCAAACCCATATGACATCTGAAGTATTTGCTGAAGAAAAGTCTGCAACGCCAGTTGAGGTGCAGTCTGGAAAAGCTGCGCAAAAGAAAGATGAGGTTCAATCAACAGAAGTTGAAGTTGTGGTTCTAGCTAAAGAAAAAATGCAAGTCTCTTTTTCTGCTGATATACTGTCTGAGGAAACTATCACTGTGTTAGATGACAAGCAGACTGAAATGGGTACACATGTGCTTCCTGAACAAAATGTTCCTGTGTTAGTTGAACAAGTGCGTGAAATACAATCTGAAGACCAAGTCTCTAAAGTGGGCGCTGAGAAAGTTACTGTTTCAGTTCAGATACAGGTTAATGAAAATTCCAGTGCTTCTGCAACTGAACATAAGGTACACATTGAAGAAGTTCCTACTGTGAATGAAGTGGATACTAAAGAAAATGTTTCAAAGGTAGTTGAGAACGATGCACAAGAAAATGAGAAGGTTTTGGGTTCTACAGAAAATAAAGAAAGTTGCTGTGATAACCAAAAAAGTCTATTAACACAGAAACCTGCTACTGAGGATGCCATAGCCTCCACTGACGTCTTGATAGCTAAACAAGAAACTACAGCATTACAGAGTGAAAACATCTGTACTAACAGTAACAGCATTGATTTCAAAGATACCCTTCCATCGACTGCACATAAAGAAGCAACAAAATCTAAAGAAGAAtgtaaaaaagacaaaataaCCCATAGTCAAGAAGAAATTGTAGAATTGAAGGCGAAAGAGGAAATTGTCACCACAGATATTCCAAAGTTGAAAAGCTCAGAGGCCATCACAGAATCTGAGCCAGTTACtgcagctgcagtggaagaacagGTCTTAGCAGAGACTGTAAAGACTATTGAAATACCCAAAGATCGCATAGAGCCTTCAGAAGTGATTGATGATAACACAAAACCCAAAGGACTACAGGTTGTAGTAGAGTCCGTCTCTCAGAAAGCTGCAGCTATTGTGGATGCTGCAATTGAAGCGGCTACAAACTGTTTTTTTGTTGATGCTACTAGCCAATGTAACACACTTGAAGAAACTACTGTATCTGAAAAGGTAGAGTTAACCGAAGAAACTGACGTCCAAACCATCAGGATTGAATCATGCAGTACAACTATTGTACAAAGTATAATTGAAACAGCAGTGGAAACAGTAGTAAGCAACATTCATATAAATAAAACTGTTAGTGTTCAAGAGCAGAATCTGGAAAAGAAACTTGATTTACAACTGAAAGAAATTCTACCTGTGTCCATCAAAGTTGTTAACACAACAGTTCATAGAGAGCACCAAGATGGAGCAGATGCTGATAAATCATGTCCACAGCCTAAAGGAGATGTACAAGAAATGACGGAAAATTTACCGAAGACAGGGAAAGAAATCAAATCATCTGTTGCTCATATCCAAGCGGAGAATGAACATCAAGTACCCACTCAGGCTTTAGAGGTGAATGCTCAGGAAAAGGCACCGACTGTTGAATCCTGA